In Flavobacteriaceae bacterium, the following proteins share a genomic window:
- a CDS encoding type IX secretion system membrane protein PorP/SprF, whose protein sequence is MIRYKKNTFFLITFCLCIGFSFAQQLPQFTQYIYNTVSINPAYAGTREKFNITVLNRNQWVGVDGAPVTQTFSSDTNLEESNVGIGLSVINDRLGFEKITYAYADVSYTINLNDDYRLTFGLKAGGTRYGIDSELLTDPDAIGDIFLDRTFNRWEPNFGAGIYYRSDDWFIAFSSPRIINYAGNTNTDFLGIERVSYYLNGGYLLNLHSRVTFRPTFLVKYTNGAPASVDLTANFLINKKLWLGTSYRVGESFGGLATFQVTNNLKAGYSYEYNTSKIRQFTTGSHEIFLIYEFELFRPKCNCGNKF, encoded by the coding sequence ATGATAAGATATAAAAAAAATACATTCTTTTTAATCACTTTCTGCTTATGCATAGGTTTTAGTTTTGCACAACAGTTACCTCAATTTACACAATATATTTACAATACAGTATCTATAAACCCTGCATATGCAGGTACTAGAGAGAAATTTAATATTACCGTTTTAAATAGAAATCAATGGGTAGGTGTTGATGGTGCTCCAGTAACACAAACATTTTCGTCAGATACAAATCTTGAAGAATCAAATGTAGGTATTGGTTTATCTGTCATTAATGATCGATTGGGTTTTGAAAAAATAACCTATGCTTATGCGGATGTCTCTTATACTATAAATTTAAATGACGATTATAGGTTAACCTTTGGTTTAAAAGCTGGAGGAACAAGATACGGTATCGATTCTGAATTGCTAACAGATCCAGATGCTATTGGTGATATTTTTTTAGATCGAACTTTTAATAGATGGGAGCCTAATTTTGGTGCTGGAATTTATTATAGGTCTGATGATTGGTTTATAGCATTTTCATCTCCAAGAATAATAAACTATGCTGGCAATACTAATACTGATTTTTTAGGTATAGAACGTGTGAGTTATTATCTTAACGGTGGTTATTTATTAAACTTGCATTCTCGAGTAACATTTAGACCTACGTTTTTAGTAAAATATACCAATGGTGCTCCAGCTTCTGTAGATTTAACTGCAAATTTTTTAATTAATAAAAAACTATGGTTAGGAACATCATATCGTGTAGGAGAATCTTTTGGAGGTTTAGCAACATTTCAGGTAACAAATAATTTAAAAGCTGGGTATTCTTATGAATATAATACTTCTAAAATACGACAATTCACGACTGGATCTCATGAAATATTTTTAATCTACGAATTCGAATTATTTAGGCCAAAATGTAATTGTGGAAATAAATTTTAA
- a CDS encoding histidine phosphatase family protein: MKTLTIFRHAKSSWKYDVEDIERPLKKRGITDARLVCKELKAIDFAPDYVACSPARRTLQTSRIFFKILNINSKALTINNSLYDFSGTSVINVIKSIDDSYNDILIFGHNYALTNIVNTYGDIYIENVPTSGIVSIEFDITSWGDLKTGKTIKKLFPRDLK, from the coding sequence ATGAAAACACTTACAATTTTTAGGCACGCGAAATCGTCTTGGAAATACGATGTAGAAGATATAGAACGCCCTCTTAAAAAGCGAGGAATAACCGATGCAAGATTAGTTTGTAAAGAATTAAAAGCAATTGATTTTGCACCAGATTATGTTGCTTGTAGTCCAGCAAGAAGAACCTTACAAACAAGTCGTATTTTTTTTAAAATATTAAATATTAATTCTAAAGCATTAACTATTAATAATAGTTTATATGATTTTAGTGGTACTAGTGTTATAAATGTTATTAAATCTATTGATGATTCTTATAATGATATATTAATCTTTGGTCATAATTATGCATTAACTAATATTGTAAATACTTATGGAGATATATATATAGAAAATGTACCCACAAGTGGTATTGTGAGTATAGAATTTGATATTACTAGTTGGGGTGATTTAAAAACTGGAAAGACAATTAAAAAATTGTTCCCTAGAGATTTGAAATAA